Below is a window of Plasmodium gaboni strain SY75 chromosome 11, whole genome shotgun sequence DNA.
tctctCTCTGAACAATCGcattcttttttttctggTCCTACTTTATCGTCTTTTTTTTCGTCTTCTGATTCTTTATTATTGTTCTCTTTTAGTTCGTTCTCTTTTTTTGTAGTACGTACTAAACGAGCAGCAGATGGGTAATAATACACATAGTAGTAGTAATATGGGTAATAATATGCTTCTGGAGttaatgtatatttattacgAGAACCAAAACATCCTActgattttttttttgctaCATATTTCCATGATATGTTTAAAGGGTAATATACAGCACTGGTAGCAGCTTTCTTTGGTTCTGTAAGTAAAAAATTACACAAATGAATGAATATTACTTGTATATACAAATGAATTCtttcttatatttaaaaaaatatattaataatatataatatatatatatatattataaaagtGTGTCATAATATACacacattttttaaaaatatatgaataagagaatatatattattatggatacgttattatttaaaaaaagacattgagaaaaaaaaaaaaaaaaaaaaaaaaacgaaaaaaaaggcgtatatataaaatggtatatatatatatttatttatttatatgttattcTCTCTTTCAGTGACTTACTTAAGTAGACATACTCGTAGCTGTCATATACTAAAGGTTCAACGGAATAAGGGGTGCACATTTTGAATTaatgtatgtatttatgAGTTTGTTGTTTATAAATAAGGAAATGAGagttttattaaaaattaaatatatacttcaaaatattctacttattttgtaaaaaatatatataggaaatttaatttaaaatataatacttTTGAACAAtgtaaatttatattacaagggtttttttttttttttttttttatatttttttttttattattaaaaaattatatatattattcaaaagtaattattttgtgagctttttttcatattaaaaatattgagCAAATTATTCtgttattttttctattgaaaatattttatgagACCAAAAGGAACAGGAGAGtgaatgaaaaaaaaaaaaagcccaaaaaaaaaaaaaaaaaaaaaaaaaataattatattaaaaaaaaataattttaaaataaaaaaaaaaaaaaaaaatatatattaatatatttattttatttttttattaattttttttttttttNNNNNNNNNNNNNNNNNNNNNNNNNNNNNNNNNNNNNNNNNNNNNNNNNNNNNNNNNNNNNNNNNNNNNNNNNNNNNNNNNNNNNNNNNNNNNNNNNNNNNNNNNNNNNNNNNNNNNNNNNNNNNNNNNNNNNNNNNNNNNNNNNNNNNNNNNNNNNNNNNNNNNNNNNNNNNNNNNNNNNNNNNNNNNNNNNNNNNNNNNNNNNNNNNNNNNNNNNNNNNNNNNNNNNNNNNNNNNNNNNNNNNNNNNNNNNNNNNNNNNNNNNNNNNNNNNNNNNNNNNNNNNNNNNNNNNNNNNNNNtttttttttttttttttttttttttttttttttttaaaaaattttatatatttttaaaaagtaatttttttgtgagtttttttttatattaaaaattttgataaaattattttgtttttttttttattgaaaaaatttcataaaaaaaaaaaaaaaaaaaaaataaaaaaaaaaaaaaaaaaaaaaaaaaaaaaaaaaaaaaaaaaaaatgaattattatattaaagTAAGATCATCTTacaattaataaataaacgacgacaaaatatatatatatatatatatatatatatatatacatttattttatactTGTTAAATTACACAATTTTCAGTTGAATTCAATAAAATTcaattttaattttttttttattttggCTACTTATAATGTTTCATAATTTAACATACGTGCATGCATATATGTAGAACAACGAAcaaggaaaaaaataagaaaaattagACAACATTGATATAAAATGAGAAcaatttattatacatatatatttatatgaaaatttattCCAATGTTAACActgtaattttttttttttttttttttttttttgttaataaTAGTACACACATATTTATCATGTATATAACCctttattaatttaaaatgtGAATACTGAAActttcaaatatataatacaaaaaaacatatcttttcattatatttaatttttttttttttttttcttcaaatGTGATAGACATGGAATTTATAgtaagaataaaatatttacagaaacatatattattccatatttttataaatacattGTTGAGATTAATTTATGTATGTAGGACATCATATTATAGTTCTTATATgtgatataatataatataatagaGGAACAAAATTGCACacaataattataaaagtAATGTTTATGTATGATTTATTatcttatttatatttattttaagaaaaaataaatgaataaataaataaaatatatatttttttttttttctatatttgaaaaatgGAATTGTTTAAAATcacaaaaataaaataaaataaaatcaaaacatctaaatattgaaaaaatgcgtatatttatttcaaaaGTAGGcaaaagaataaataaatataaatatatatttataattcCATAATgtattcttttttttttttttctcgCTCTTTCTTTCTCCctctatatattttcctttCCATAGATATTATTAAGATATAAAATTGATTCAACAATGTAGAACATTGGGAAAACTGTGTAgatatgtaatataatataatatatatatatatatatatttatttattttccatatgtcattatatttttttctcctCTTTTCTGTACCTCACATATAAAAGTTCATTTAATTCAAATATGCttaaagaatatatagtaaaatgttatatttctttgtataaaaatataaaaatgtcCTATTATGAACTTTTTAAAATAGGTCAAtgaaaaatttatatataaatatatatatatatatatatatatatatatttat
It encodes the following:
- a CDS encoding hypothetical protein (conserved Plasmodium protein, unknown function) — translated: MCTPYSVEPLVYDSYEYVYLKPKKAATSAVYYPLNISWKYVAKKKSVGCFGSRNKYTLTPEAYYYPYYYYYVYYYPSAARLVRTTKKENELKENNNKESEDEKKDDKVGPEKKECDCSEREKYIRAYVPLTESYYFPTSALYVPYYSVLVP